A single genomic interval of Streptomyces sp. NBC_00663 harbors:
- a CDS encoding cation:dicarboxylate symporter family transporter: MPPSVPSLPRRVARILRSSLFAQVLCALILGIVVGKLWPDFAADLQPLGDGFTRLIKTIISPLVFCVVVVGIAKAGDLKAFGRIGLKALIWFEVASTLALVIGLLAANVVQPGSGMHVDPSTLDASAVDAKTGGGSLPSTTEFIVNAIPTSFIGAFAENELLQVLILACLVGAALLHLGHTKVPKVLPAVEQAQEIIFAVVGFIMRLAPIAVFGAMAVLIGQYGLGVIETYAKLIILCYVAAALFIALLAVALRLVTGLSLWKFLRYIRAEMLLALGTASTESVMPRVMQKLRKAGARDDAVGLVLPTGYSFNLDGASLYLSIGTLFIAQAVGVDLSLGQQITVVLVLMLTSKGMAGIPGSAFLALSATASSLGAIPAGAVALLLGVDRIMDSMRVVTNLLGNCVAVFAVSRWEGALDLEKAKKVLDGEVEKVDDAEGIEGADVPAQQTKETVTEAS, from the coding sequence GTGCCGCCGTCCGTCCCGTCCCTGCCGCGACGCGTCGCACGCATACTGCGTAGCTCTCTCTTCGCACAGGTCCTCTGTGCGCTGATCCTTGGCATCGTTGTCGGAAAGCTCTGGCCCGACTTCGCCGCCGACCTCCAGCCGCTCGGTGACGGCTTCACCCGGCTCATCAAGACGATCATCTCCCCGCTCGTGTTCTGCGTGGTCGTCGTCGGGATCGCCAAGGCCGGTGACCTCAAGGCGTTCGGCCGGATCGGGCTCAAGGCCCTGATCTGGTTCGAGGTGGCGAGCACGCTCGCGCTGGTCATCGGCCTGCTCGCCGCCAACGTCGTCCAGCCGGGCTCCGGCATGCACGTCGACCCGTCGACGCTGGACGCCTCGGCGGTCGACGCGAAGACGGGCGGTGGCTCGCTGCCCTCGACGACCGAGTTCATCGTCAACGCGATCCCGACCAGTTTCATCGGCGCGTTCGCCGAGAACGAGCTCCTCCAGGTGCTCATCCTGGCCTGCCTGGTGGGCGCCGCGCTGCTCCACCTCGGCCACACCAAGGTGCCCAAGGTGCTGCCCGCCGTCGAGCAGGCCCAGGAGATCATCTTCGCGGTCGTCGGCTTCATCATGCGGCTCGCCCCGATCGCGGTGTTCGGCGCGATGGCCGTCCTCATCGGCCAGTACGGGCTCGGGGTCATCGAGACCTACGCCAAGCTGATCATCCTGTGCTACGTGGCCGCCGCGCTCTTCATCGCGCTCCTCGCCGTCGCCCTGCGCCTGGTCACCGGGCTCAGCCTCTGGAAGTTCCTGCGCTACATCCGCGCCGAGATGCTGCTCGCGCTCGGCACCGCGTCCACCGAGTCCGTCATGCCGCGTGTGATGCAGAAGCTGCGCAAGGCGGGCGCCCGCGACGACGCCGTGGGCCTGGTACTGCCGACCGGCTACTCCTTCAACCTCGACGGTGCTTCGCTCTACCTCTCCATCGGCACACTCTTCATCGCCCAGGCGGTCGGCGTCGACCTCAGCCTCGGCCAGCAGATCACCGTGGTCCTGGTGCTGATGCTCACCAGCAAGGGCATGGCCGGCATCCCCGGCTCGGCCTTCCTCGCCCTGTCCGCGACCGCGTCCTCGCTGGGCGCGATCCCGGCCGGTGCGGTGGCGCTGCTGCTCGGCGTGGACCGGATCATGGACTCGATGCGCGTCGTGACGAACCTGCTCGGCAACTGCGTCGCCGTCTTCGCGGTGTCCCGGTGGGAGGGGGCGCTGGATCTGGAGAAGGCGAAGAAGGTGCTGGACGGCGAGGTCGAGAAGGTCGACGACGCCGAGGGGATCGAGGGGGCAGACGTTCCCGCCCAGCAGACCAAGGAGACAGTGACCGAGGCCAGTTGA
- a CDS encoding MarR family winged helix-turn-helix transcriptional regulator has product MTTPDPDSLLAEQLLRFTRRVHRIQKRHIGQSGLGVTPAQSRLLRTLAHYGSPPRMADLAEHLEVVPRAVTTLVDGLEASGKVRRVPDPTNRRAIRIELTDDGRKALRELRGARRSAAAEILAPLTKEQRRTLGGLLDTLVDGDVPEAGKRC; this is encoded by the coding sequence ATGACCACCCCCGATCCCGACAGTCTGCTCGCCGAGCAGCTGCTCCGGTTCACGCGGCGTGTGCACCGCATCCAGAAGCGGCACATAGGACAGAGCGGACTGGGCGTCACGCCCGCCCAGTCGCGGCTGCTGCGCACTCTCGCGCACTACGGCTCGCCGCCGCGCATGGCCGATCTGGCCGAGCACCTTGAGGTCGTCCCGCGCGCGGTGACGACGCTGGTCGACGGGCTGGAGGCGAGCGGAAAGGTGCGACGGGTGCCGGATCCGACGAACCGGCGGGCCATCCGGATCGAGCTCACGGACGACGGACGCAAGGCGCTGCGCGAGCTGCGGGGGGCACGGCGGTCGGCGGCGGCGGAGATCCTGGCGCCGCTGACAAAGGAGCAGCGGCGGACGCTCGGCGGATTGCTGGACACGCTGGTCGACGGGGACGTTCCCGAGGCGGGGAAGCGCTGTTGA
- a CDS encoding ABC transporter ATP-binding protein, producing the protein MHPDNAPKWTPPADSDTPEQPRQVRRILKLFRPYRSRLAVVGLLVGAASLVSVATPFMLKETLDVAIPEGRTGLLSLLALGMVLSAVLTSVFGVLQTLISTTVGQRVMHDLRTAVYDRLQRMSLAFFTRTRTGEVQSRIANDIGGMQATVTSTATSLVSNATSVVATIVAMVALDWRLTVVSLLLLPVFVWISRRVGNERKKITTQRQKQMAAMAATVTESLSVSGILLGRTMGRSDSLTQSFAEESERLVDLEVRSNMAGRWRMAVITIVMAAMPAVIYWTAGLALQMGGPDVSIGTIVAFVSLQQGLFRPAVSLLGTGVQIQASLALFQRIFEYLDLPIDITERENPVHLDTVKGEVRFENVEFRYDGKGAATLDGVDITVPAGSSLAVVGPTGAGKSTLGHLVPRLYDVTGGRVTLDGVDVRDLDFDTLARAVGVVSQETYLFHASVADNLRFAKPDATDDELHAAAKAAQIHDHIAHLPDGYDTVVGERGHRFSGGEKQRLAIARTILRDPPVLILDEATSALDNRTERAVQEAIDALSANRTTLTIAHRLSTVRGADQIVVLDSGRTAERGTHEELLELDGRYAALLRRDAQLEPTS; encoded by the coding sequence TTGCACCCCGACAACGCACCCAAATGGACGCCGCCCGCTGACTCCGACACCCCGGAGCAGCCCCGGCAGGTCCGCCGCATCCTGAAGCTCTTCCGCCCCTACCGCAGCCGTCTCGCCGTCGTCGGCCTGCTCGTCGGCGCCGCCTCGCTGGTCTCCGTCGCCACCCCCTTCATGCTGAAGGAGACGCTGGACGTCGCGATCCCCGAGGGCCGGACCGGCCTGCTCAGCCTCCTCGCCCTCGGCATGGTCCTCAGCGCCGTGCTGACCAGCGTCTTCGGCGTCCTCCAGACCCTGATCTCCACGACGGTCGGCCAGCGCGTCATGCACGACCTGCGCACCGCCGTCTACGACCGCCTCCAGCGCATGTCGCTGGCGTTCTTCACCCGCACGCGCACCGGCGAGGTCCAGTCCCGCATCGCCAACGACATCGGCGGCATGCAGGCCACCGTCACCTCCACCGCGACCTCCCTGGTCTCCAACGCCACCAGCGTCGTCGCCACGATCGTCGCGATGGTCGCCCTCGACTGGCGCCTCACCGTCGTCTCGCTGCTCCTGCTCCCCGTCTTCGTGTGGATCAGCCGCCGGGTCGGCAATGAACGCAAGAAGATCACCACCCAGCGCCAGAAGCAGATGGCCGCGATGGCCGCCACGGTCACCGAGTCGCTCTCCGTCAGCGGCATCCTCCTGGGTCGCACGATGGGCCGCTCCGACTCGCTCACGCAGTCCTTCGCGGAGGAGTCCGAGCGCCTGGTCGATCTTGAGGTGCGGTCGAACATGGCCGGGCGCTGGCGCATGGCCGTCATCACGATCGTCATGGCGGCCATGCCCGCCGTCATCTACTGGACCGCCGGCCTCGCCCTCCAGATGGGCGGCCCGGACGTCTCGATCGGCACGATCGTCGCCTTCGTCTCGCTCCAGCAGGGCCTGTTCCGCCCGGCGGTCAGCCTGCTCGGCACGGGTGTCCAGATACAGGCCTCGCTCGCCCTGTTCCAGCGCATCTTCGAGTACCTCGACCTGCCGATAGACATCACCGAGCGGGAGAACCCCGTCCACCTGGACACCGTCAAGGGCGAGGTCCGGTTCGAGAACGTCGAGTTCCGGTACGACGGGAAGGGCGCCGCCACGCTCGACGGCGTCGACATCACCGTCCCGGCGGGCAGCAGCCTCGCGGTCGTCGGCCCGACCGGCGCCGGCAAGTCCACGCTGGGCCACCTGGTGCCGCGCCTGTACGACGTGACCGGCGGCCGGGTCACCCTCGACGGCGTCGACGTCCGCGACCTCGACTTCGACACGCTCGCCCGCGCGGTCGGGGTCGTCTCCCAGGAGACGTACCTCTTCCACGCCTCGGTCGCCGACAACCTGCGCTTCGCCAAGCCCGACGCCACCGACGACGAGCTGCACGCGGCGGCGAAGGCGGCCCAGATCCACGACCACATCGCGCACCTGCCCGACGGCTACGACACCGTCGTCGGCGAGCGCGGTCACCGTTTCTCGGGCGGCGAGAAGCAGCGGCTGGCCATCGCCCGGACGATCCTGCGCGATCCGCCCGTCCTGATCCTCGACGAGGCGACCAGCGCGCTGGACAACCGCACCGAGCGGGCCGTCCAGGAAGCCATCGACGCGCTGTCCGCCAACCGCACCACGCTCACCATCGCGCACCGCCTGTCCACCGTCCGGGGCGCCGACCAGATCGTGGTCCTGGACTCCGGCCGCACCGCGGAACGCGGCACGCACGAGGAACTGCTGGAACTGGACGGACGGTACGCCGCCCTCCTACGCCGGGATGCTCAACTGGAACCGACAAGCTGA
- the mltG gene encoding endolytic transglycosylase MltG translates to MYQNTPPRSTIRLTRRGRLALIATGAVVAGTAVAVPLLSLQSDEDAKPTSLVIPEGWRSSQVYDAVDKVLARPAGTTRKALAKASLKLPTDAEGNPEGWLFPATYPLDEKSTPESLLSFMVDTANKKFNGAPIAAGAQRNAMNVYQAVTIASIVQAEAATKADMGKVARVVFNRLERGMPLQMDSTINYALNRATLKTSDADTRIDSPYNSYQRMGLPPTPIDNPGEDAMRAAITPAPGDWLYFVTVKPGDTRFTANYAEHLRNVAEFNANQKKSAQPEK, encoded by the coding sequence ATGTACCAGAACACTCCGCCACGGAGCACGATTCGACTGACGCGCCGGGGCCGACTCGCCCTCATCGCGACCGGGGCCGTCGTGGCCGGCACCGCCGTGGCGGTGCCGCTGCTGAGCCTCCAGAGCGACGAGGACGCCAAGCCCACCTCGCTGGTGATCCCGGAGGGCTGGCGCTCCAGCCAGGTGTACGACGCCGTCGACAAGGTCCTCGCCCGCCCGGCCGGCACCACCAGAAAGGCCCTCGCCAAGGCCAGTCTGAAACTTCCGACCGACGCCGAGGGCAACCCGGAGGGCTGGCTCTTCCCGGCGACGTATCCGCTGGACGAGAAGTCCACGCCGGAGTCGCTGCTGTCGTTCATGGTCGACACCGCGAACAAGAAGTTCAACGGCGCGCCCATCGCCGCCGGCGCCCAGCGCAACGCGATGAACGTGTACCAGGCGGTGACCATCGCGAGCATCGTCCAGGCCGAGGCCGCCACCAAGGCCGACATGGGGAAGGTGGCCCGGGTCGTCTTCAACCGGCTGGAGCGCGGGATGCCGCTCCAGATGGACTCCACCATCAACTACGCGCTGAACCGCGCCACGCTGAAGACGTCCGACGCCGACACCCGGATCGACAGCCCCTACAACTCGTACCAGCGCATGGGTCTGCCCCCGACCCCGATCGACAACCCGGGCGAGGACGCGATGCGTGCCGCGATCACGCCGGCTCCGGGCGACTGGCTGTACTTCGTGACGGTCAAGCCGGGGGACACCCGCTTCACGGCCAACTACGCGGAACACCTGCGCAACGTGGCCGAGTTCAATGCGAACCAGAAGAAGAGCGCGCAGCCCGAGAAGTGA
- a CDS encoding NAD(P)-binding domain-containing protein: protein MNNTEVVVIGAGQAGLSSAYHLRRTGFEPGRDFVVLDHSPGPGGAWQFRWPSLTYGKVHGMHALPGMELTGADPARPSSEVIAEYFDSYERTFDLRVRRPVDVHAVREGEGGRLLVETSAGTWATRALINATGTWDRPFWPRYPGQETFRGRQLHTAQYPGPEEFAGLRVVVVGGGASGTQHLMEIAPYAAGTTWVTRRPPVFREGPFTEDVGREAVAMVEERVRQGLPPKSVVSVTGLPLNDAIRQALADGVLDRQPMFDRITPEGVAWDDGRHVDADVILWATGFRASIDHLAPLKLREPGGGIRVEGTRAVADPRVHLVGYGPSASTIGANRAGRAAVRDIRRLLTGEPVAA from the coding sequence GTGAACAACACTGAGGTCGTCGTCATAGGCGCTGGTCAGGCAGGTCTCTCCAGCGCCTATCACCTGCGCCGAACCGGTTTCGAGCCCGGTCGCGACTTCGTCGTGCTGGACCACTCCCCCGGCCCGGGCGGCGCCTGGCAGTTCCGGTGGCCCTCACTGACGTACGGCAAGGTGCACGGAATGCACGCGCTGCCGGGGATGGAGCTCACCGGCGCCGACCCCGCGCGGCCGTCCTCCGAGGTGATCGCCGAGTACTTCGACAGCTACGAGCGCACCTTCGACCTGCGGGTGCGCCGCCCTGTCGATGTGCACGCGGTCCGGGAGGGCGAGGGCGGGCGGCTGCTCGTCGAGACCTCGGCCGGGACCTGGGCGACGCGGGCGCTGATCAACGCGACCGGCACCTGGGACCGGCCCTTCTGGCCGCGCTATCCCGGCCAGGAGACCTTCCGGGGACGGCAGTTGCACACCGCGCAGTACCCGGGGCCCGAGGAGTTCGCGGGGCTGCGGGTCGTGGTGGTGGGCGGGGGCGCCTCCGGCACCCAGCACCTCATGGAGATCGCCCCGTACGCGGCCGGCACCACCTGGGTGACCCGTCGGCCGCCCGTGTTCCGCGAGGGCCCCTTCACCGAGGACGTCGGCCGGGAGGCCGTGGCGATGGTCGAGGAGCGGGTGCGCCAGGGGCTGCCGCCGAAGAGCGTGGTGTCGGTGACCGGACTGCCGCTGAACGACGCGATCCGGCAAGCCCTCGCGGACGGCGTCCTGGACCGGCAGCCGATGTTCGACCGGATCACCCCGGAGGGGGTGGCCTGGGACGACGGGCGGCACGTCGACGCCGACGTCATCCTGTGGGCGACCGGGTTCCGGGCCTCCATCGACCATCTGGCGCCGCTGAAGCTGCGTGAGCCCGGCGGCGGCATCCGGGTCGAGGGGACGCGCGCGGTCGCCGACCCTCGGGTCCACCTGGTCGGCTACGGCCCCTCGGCCAGCACCATCGGCGCCAACCGGGCGGGGCGGGCGGCCGTGCGGGACATCAGGCGGCTGCTGACCGGGGAGCCGGTCGCCGCCTGA
- a CDS encoding ABC transporter substrate-binding protein yields the protein MRRRLAPAALLLPLALLLTACGGSATAGTGSDTDGQGSLTLDVGDQKGGSEAILRAAGELKNLDYKIKWSTFTSGPPLLEAVNAKAVDIGGVGNTPPVFAAGAGSKITVVSAFHGTSKGDAILVPNDSKLTKPAQLKGRSIAVAQGSSANYQLVASLRKAGLSLGDVHVKYLQPADALAAFTSGKVDAWAVWDPYTSQVLQAKQGRILTTGDGITNGLTFQVAAPSALQDKEKAAAVKDYLERLRRATAWVYDHQEEWAEVWAKDTGLPYEVALASVRRTNATRISVAVDKPLVASEQEIADTFTELKLIPNKVDFGDFVDPRFNGDLPPSTTAARGEG from the coding sequence ATGCGACGACGCCTCGCCCCCGCCGCCCTGCTCCTTCCCCTCGCCCTCCTGCTCACCGCGTGCGGCGGCAGCGCGACCGCAGGCACCGGCTCCGACACCGACGGCCAGGGCTCGCTCACCCTCGACGTCGGTGACCAGAAGGGCGGTTCGGAGGCGATCCTGCGGGCCGCCGGAGAGCTCAAGAACCTCGATTACAAGATCAAGTGGTCCACCTTCACCTCGGGCCCACCGCTGTTGGAGGCCGTCAACGCCAAGGCCGTCGACATCGGCGGGGTCGGCAACACCCCACCGGTGTTCGCGGCGGGCGCCGGCTCGAAGATCACGGTGGTGTCCGCCTTCCACGGCACGTCCAAGGGCGACGCCATCCTCGTACCGAACGACTCGAAGCTGACCAAGCCCGCGCAGCTGAAGGGCAGGTCCATCGCCGTGGCGCAGGGTTCGTCCGCCAACTACCAGCTGGTCGCCTCGCTGAGGAAGGCCGGGCTGAGCCTCGGCGATGTGCACGTGAAGTATCTCCAGCCCGCCGACGCGCTCGCCGCGTTCACCTCCGGCAAGGTCGACGCGTGGGCGGTCTGGGACCCGTACACCTCGCAGGTGCTCCAGGCGAAGCAGGGGCGGATCCTGACCACCGGCGACGGGATCACCAACGGTCTGACCTTCCAGGTGGCGGCGCCCTCCGCGCTCCAGGACAAGGAGAAGGCCGCCGCCGTCAAGGACTATCTGGAGCGGCTGCGACGGGCCACGGCCTGGGTGTACGACCATCAGGAGGAGTGGGCCGAGGTCTGGGCGAAGGACACCGGGCTGCCCTACGAGGTCGCCCTGGCCTCGGTGCGGCGGACGAACGCCACCCGCATCTCGGTCGCGGTCGACAAGCCGCTGGTCGCCTCGGAGCAGGAGATCGCGGACACCTTCACCGAGCTGAAGCTGATCCCGAACAAGGTCGACTTCGGTGACTTCGTGGACCCGCGTTTCAACGGCGATCTGCCGCCGTCCACCACGGCGGCGCGCGGCGAGGGATAG
- a CDS encoding ABC transporter ATP-binding protein produces MATDIHRPVTAQSAVRVEGLTRSFDGRAVIDDLQLDVRQGEFVALLGLSGCGKSTLLRILAGLDRDIEGTVLVPRRKAVAFQAPRLMPWKKVWRNVVLGLPGKPGRGVADQALEEVGLGHRADAWPKTLSGGEAQRASLARALVREPDLLLLDEPFGALDALTRIKAQRLVGELWQRRGCAVLLVTHDVEEAVLLADRVLVMDGGVIAHEQHIDLARPRDITDPRFAELRAGLLERLGVDTAAEAA; encoded by the coding sequence ATGGCGACCGACATTCACCGGCCGGTGACCGCGCAGTCGGCGGTACGCGTCGAGGGGCTGACCCGCTCCTTCGACGGCCGTGCCGTCATCGACGACCTCCAACTCGACGTCCGGCAGGGCGAGTTCGTGGCCCTGCTCGGCCTCAGCGGCTGCGGCAAGTCCACCCTGCTGCGCATCCTCGCCGGTCTCGACCGGGACATCGAGGGCACCGTCCTGGTGCCGCGCCGCAAGGCGGTCGCGTTCCAGGCGCCCCGGCTGATGCCGTGGAAGAAGGTGTGGCGCAACGTCGTCCTGGGCCTGCCCGGCAAGCCCGGACGCGGTGTCGCCGACCAGGCACTGGAGGAGGTGGGCCTCGGCCATCGGGCGGACGCCTGGCCCAAGACCCTCTCCGGCGGTGAGGCCCAACGCGCCTCCCTGGCACGGGCGTTGGTGCGCGAGCCCGATCTCCTGCTGCTGGACGAGCCGTTCGGCGCCCTCGACGCCCTCACCCGGATCAAGGCCCAGCGTCTGGTCGGCGAGTTGTGGCAGCGGCGCGGCTGCGCGGTCCTGCTCGTGACGCACGACGTCGAGGAGGCGGTCCTGCTCGCCGACCGCGTCCTGGTGATGGACGGCGGGGTCATCGCCCACGAGCAGCACATCGACCTCGCCCGTCCCCGCGACATCACCGACCCGCGCTTCGCCGAGCTCCGCGCCGGCCTGCTGGAACGGCTCGGCGTCGACACCGCCGCCGAAGCCGCCTGA